In Zea mays cultivar B73 chromosome 7, Zm-B73-REFERENCE-NAM-5.0, whole genome shotgun sequence, the following proteins share a genomic window:
- the LOC100273514 gene encoding Transcription factor RF2b codes for MAMPPKPGDPPQRSPARSPNLNLPCPLPPVPGGAPPPPQQQPGAGLPPPRVGHHRRARSEVAFRFPDDLPGGGGGGFDEIGSEDDLFSTFMDMDKIAGADRDRAAETSSPPRPAKHRHSVSFDGFGMGAAAGGPGGQQDGGGGMFGEVMEAKKAMSSEQLSELAAIDPKRAKRIIANRQSAARSKERKARYITELERKVQTLQTEATTLSAQLTLFQRDTTGLSAENAELKIRLQAMEQQAQLRDALNDALRQEVERLKIATGEMSKSNNEHFNMGMQHVSYSPSFFQLSEQHTVQQHGNIQLPHHFQQPPLNVPSHQMLSHPNSLSNMVQQDSLGRLQGLDIGKGSMAVKSEAEVVVKSEGSSISAGESNTTF; via the exons ATGGCGATGCCACCGAAGCCCGGCGACCCGCCGCAGCGCTCGCCGGCACGTAGCCCAAACCTCAATCTCCCCTGCCCGCTGCCGCCGGTCCCGGGCggggcgccgccaccgccgcAGCAGCAGCCGGGCGCCGGGCTGCCCCCGCCGCGCGTGGGCCACCACCGCCGCGCCAGATCTGAGGTGGCCTTCCGCTTCCCGGACGACCTGCCCGGCGGCGGGGGCGGCGGCTTCGACGAGATCGGCTCCGAGGACGACCTCTTCTCCACCTTCATGGACATGGACAAGATCGCCGGCGCCGACCGCGACCGCGCCGCCGAGACCTCCTCGCCGCCGCGCCCAGCCAAGCACCGCCACAGCGTCTCCTTTGACGGCTTCGGGATGGGGGCTGCCGCCGGCGGCCCGGGCGGCCAGCAGGACGGCGGTGGAGGCATGTTCGGAGAGGTGATGGAGGCCAAGAAGGCCATGTCTTCCGAGCAGCTCTCCGAGCTCGCCGCCATCGATCCCAAGCGCGCCAAAAG AATTATTGCAAACAGGCAATCTGCAGCACGGTCAAAGGAAAGAAAAGCTCGATATATAACAGAATTGGAGCGGAAGGTTCAAACTCTTCAGACAGAGGCTACTACTCTTTCAGCACAGCTGACACTATTCCAG AGAGACACAACTGGACTTTCAGCAGAAAATGCTGAGCTCAAGATAAGGTTGCAGGCCATGGAGCAGCAGGCCCAACTGCGTGACG CTCTAAATGATGCACTGAGGCAAGAAGTGGAGAGGCTTAAGATAGCAACGGGCGAGATGTCGAAGTCCAATAACGAGCATTTCAATATGGGAATGCAGCACGTTTCCTACAGCCCTTCATTCTTCCAGCTCTCGGAGCAACACACAGTGCAGCAGCATGGAAACATTCAGCTGCCGCACCATTTCCAACAGCCTCCGCTGAATGTCCCGAGCCACCAGATGCTATCCCACCCCAACTCCCTCTCGAACATGGTGCAGCAAGACTCTCTTGGGCGTCTCCAGGGGCTGGACATTGGGAAAGGCTCCATGGCTGTGAAGTCGGAGGCTGAGGTCGTGGTGAAGTCAGAGGGCAGCTCTATATCTGCGGGTGAAAGCAACACCACCTTCTAG